One Archangium violaceum genomic window, ACTGGTACCAGTTCGACATCAGTGGTGCCTATGTGCTGCAGAACGAGCAGTTGAACGTGCTGGTGGGTCCGCGCTTCCGCACCTACGGCTTCCCGCTGAGCTTCAACGCGGGCCTGAAGGCCGGCGCCTTCGTCATCCCCGACGAGGGCTTCCGCTTCGGCATCTCGCCCCAGGTGGGCGTGGACATGCTGCTGGCCAGCGAGCGGGTGGTGCTCGGCCTGGGCTACGCCCTGGACATCCCCTTCGCGGACCACGGCATCACCAACCGCGTGTTCATGAACGTCGGCTACAGGTTCTAACGCCATGCTCGTCCACGCTCTCGTTGCCGCCCTGTCGCTCGCCACCGGTCAGGTCCGTGCGGAGTCGCCCCGGACCTCCACCGCCAGCGGCCAGCCCGTGCTGCCCTTCCCGGGCCAGACGCAGACCTACAACATCATCCAGTGGGATCCGAACCAGCTGCCGCGCATCTACGAGCGCACGGATCAGCTGCCGCTCACCGACGAGGAGGTGGCGAAGCTGGCCCAGGCGGGCTTCGACGAGGCGCAGCTCGTGAAGATGATCGAGCAGCGCCGCTGCGCCTGCGACGCGAGCGCGGATGGGCTCATCCGTCTCAAGCAGGCGGGAGTGCCCAAGGGCGTGCTGGACGCGGTGTCCACCCACGCGCTCAAGCCCAACCGGGGGTTGGATCTGCTGGTGACGCTGGACTTCACCGGAGAGAGCCGCACGGCGCGCGAGGCCTTCCTCTACTTCTTCGTGGAGGACGGGGAGCTGACGCGCGTGTTCTCCGCCAACCTGCCGGAGCTGCTCTCGCGCCAGAACGAGCACGAGACGATGGTGGACCGCAGCGACATCCTCCGGGCCCGCACGGTGCGCCGCATCCAGCTGGCCGGGCAGGTGCCGCTCAAGACATACGGTACGCATCGGGTGATGGTGGCGGCCAGCGCCAACCCGACGCTCACCCATCCCTCCCAGCTCACCGAGACCGAGCGGGCCAAGGCCCAGCTCTACACCTTCGAGTACCCGCGTGCGTCCCTGCAGAGCCTGTGCAGGCTGACGGCCGGGTACCGGCGTGACGCGGTGCTCGCCTACAAGTGGAACTTCCAGGGCAGCCGCTTCGAATGCGAATGGAACTAGGAGTGCACTCCATCATGAAGACCCGTCTCATCGTCACCGTTTCCCTCGCCGGGCTCCTCGCCGCCTGCGGAGGGCCGCGCGCCTTCACCCGCGGCACCTACGAGGACCCGAACACCATCGAGATGCTGTCGGATCAGTTCAACGAGAACGATCTGCAGCTCATCGCCAAGAAGATGGTGAACTCGCTGGCTGGCGCGCCGCGCTTCTCCCAGCCCTCGCAGCAGCTGCCGGTGGTGCTGGTGGGCCGACTCAAGAACAAGACGTCCGAGCACATCGACATGGCCTCGCTGGGCGACAAGATCCAGACGGGCCTGGCCCAGACGGGCCGGTTCGCCCTGCTGGACAAGGCGGCGCGCGAGGACCTCGCCGAGGAGTACGAGTACCAGCAGTCGGGCTACGTGCGCCCGGACGCGGCCAAGGCCCCGGGCGAGCAGGCCAGCGCGGACTACCTGCTCACGGGGGAGATCTCCTCCATCATCCAGCAGGTCGGCAACGACAAGCTCGTCTATTACAAGATGACCGCGAAGCTGAACAACGTGCGCACGGGCCTCGTGGAGTGGACGGACGAGAAGGAAATCCGCAAGAAGTTCGAGAAGAAGCCCGTCTCCTGGTAGCGCGACCATGAGCCTCTTCCGCTGTCACCGCGCGAGCCCGTGGGCGGTGCTCGCGCTCGCGGGCTTGATGCTGCTGTCCGGCTGCGCGGGGGACTACATCGCGCGCACGCGGGGCCTGCGCACCGCGTACGAGTCGGAGTCGTACGAGCTCGCGCTGGCCGAGCTGGAGTCGGTGGCGAAGCATGACTCCGGCAAGGACACGCTGCTGGTGCTGCTGGACCGCGGCATGGTGCTGCACGCGGCGGGACGGTGGCGGGACAGCATCCAGGTGCTGGCGGAGGCGGACCGGTTGTCGGCGGAACTGGACGTCGTCTCCGTGAGCGAGGAGGCCGGGGCGCTCGTCACCAACGAGCGGCAGCGCGCCTACCGGGGCGAGGACTTCGAGAAGCTGATGATCTCCGTGCTCCAGGCGCTCAACTACGCGCAGCTGGGCCAGGACGAGGAAGCGCTCGTCGAGGTCCGCCGCGTGAACGAGCGTCTGGCGAAGATGATCTCCGACGAGAAGAAGCCCTACGAGCAGCTCGCCATCGCGCGCTACATCGGCGGCGTGCTCTACGAGGACCAGCGGGAGTGGGACTCGGCGTACATCGACTACGCGAAGGCGCTCGAGCTGGAGCCGCGACTGGGCGGGCTGGCGGAGCCGCTGCTGCGGCTGGCGAAGAAGACGGGGCGGCTGGACGAATACGAGCAGCTGCGTCAGCGCTTCCCGGACGTGGAGCACGCGCCACTGGGGCCGGACGAGGGCCAGGTCATCGTGGTGGTGGAAGCGGGGTTGTCGCCGGAGAAGGAGCCCGCGGACCGGCGGATGGACACGCAAGACATCATCCAGGTGCCGGTGTACCGGGACCGGGGGAACCCTTCGCAGGCCAAGGTGTGGGTGGAGGATGGCGCGAAGCAGCGAACGGTGACGGTGACGTCACTGGCGGACGTGGCGAAGGTGCACCTGAACGAGCGCATTGGCCGGATGCTGGCGAAACAGGTGGCCGGGGTGGCGTTGAAGGCGGGGCTCGCGGCGGGGGCGGGGGCGCTGACGAAGAGCAAGGAGCTGGGGGCGCTGACCTTCGTGGTCCTGAACGCGATGAACCAGCCGGACCTGCGCTCCTGGCTGTCACTGCCGGCGGAGTTCCAACTGGCCCGCTTCCGGCTGCCGGCGGGCCACCACACGGTGCACGTGGACGCCGCGGGATTGCGTACCGCCCGGGAGGTGGAGGTGAAACCGGGCCGGGTGCACGTCGTCGTGGTGCGCAGCTACTACTGAGCGCCCCCTCCCTCGCCCTCCGGGAGAGGGCCGGGGTGAGGGTAACGCGCCCCCCGGGTTGCACCCCGAGCGATCTGTGCTAGGTGTCGGGCCCCCCCGTCGGGTCCCCCATGCCTTTCGCTGTAGCCCTCTCCTCCTACTCCTTGGTCATCCTGCTAGGCGCCGTCGTGGGGGCGCTGGTGGTGGTGCTCACCCGCACACCGACGAAGCTGGTGACGTTCCTGGCGTTCGCGGCGGGGGTGATGTTCGGGGCGGCCTTCTTCCACATGCTGCCCGAGGCGTACCACGGGGGCGGATTCTGGGCGTTCGCGCTGGTGCCGGCGGGGTTCGTGTTCCTGATGGTGCTGGAGCGGTACGTGTTGACGCACGCGTGCGAGGAGCCGCCGGAGTGCGAGGAGCACGTGCATGGCCACACGCTGGGGCTGACGGCGTTCCTGGGGCTGTCGGCGCACACGCTGTTCGACGGAATCGCGCTGGGCTCGGCGGTGAAGGAGGGCGTGGGGCTGATGGCGTTGATGGCGATCACCTCGCACAAGGTGCCCTCGTCGCTGTCGCTGGCCTCCATCCTGAAGGCGGAGGGGAAGAGCTCGAGGCGCATCCTGCTCTTCTCGGTGCTGTACGGGCTGATGGTGCCGGTGGGGGCGGTGCTGTACTTCGCCTTCGACGCGGTGCTGCGCTTCGAGGCGCTGGCTCCGAGGGCGCTGGCCTTCTCGGCGGGCACCTTCCTCTACGTGGCGGTGTCGGACCTGCTGCCGCACGTGAACCGGCACGGCAAGGACAACCGGGGGCGCAACCTGGTGGCGCTGGCGGCGGGCCTGCTGCTGATGCTGGCGCTCGCGCAGATGACGGAGCTGCCGGGTCACCACTGAGGACGGCCGCATTGTAAGCAACCGACCAGAGCAGTGCCGGGACGGTTGAGCCCCTGTCGGATGCAGGGGACGCTCCGAAGACCCATCCTGTGGGGTGGTGTGTCGAGCGATCCGGAGGAGGACATGCTCACCGTCGAGGAACTGATGACCCGGGAGCTGGTCACCCTGAACGAGGACGATGACATCGTCCGGGGGGACGATCTGCTGGCCCAACATGACATCCGTCACCTGCCGGTGGTGAAGGATGGAAAGCTCGTGGGGCTGGTGAGTCACCGGGACCTGATTCGGGCCCTGGCCCGTCAGGACAGGGCGCCAGGAGCGCCACCGATGCAGGTGCGGGACGTCATGACGCGCTCACCGGAGACGTTGAAGCCGAAGAGCTCGGTGCAGGAGGCCATCCACAAGATGCTCGACCGCAAGTTCGGGTGTGTTCCGGTGGTGGAGGACGGGGGCCGGCTGGTGGGAATCCTCACGGAGACGGACCTCATCCGCCTCGCGGGCCGCCTTCTGAAACAGGAAGACCGGCACTGACCGCGGAAGTCACCAGGAGGGTGACGAGCGCACTTGCTTTTCATGGCGCGGCGCCGAGGATGCATGCCGCCACGAGCGCGGCACTTCATCCATGGAACGACTCTCCGACTGGTACGACCATCCCGAGTATTACGAGGCCATCTTCGGCACGGACACCGAGCGGGAGATGGACTTCCTGCTGGAGGTGAGCCGCCGTTACGGCACGGGGGGCAAGAGGTTGCTCGAGCCCGCGTGTGGGGCGGGCCGGCTCGTCGCCGAGGCCGCGCGCCGGGGCTACCAGGTGGTGGGCTACGACATCTCCGAGAAGATGCTGGCCCACGCCCGCCGACGCCTCACTCCGGCCATGCGCCGGAGGGTTCGCCTCCATCAGGCCCGCATGGAGGAGTTCTACCAGCCGGAGCTGGAGGGGAAGGTGGACCTGGCCTTCAACCTGGTGTCCACGTTCCGCTACCTGGACAGCGAGAAGGCGGCGCTCGCGCACCTGGAGGGGACGCGGCGGCTGCTGAATCCCGAGGGCGTGTACGTGCTCGGCTTCCACCTGACGGACTATGAGCGGGACAAGGCGGAGCACGAGCGGTGGGTGGAGCGGCTCGGGAAGGACACGGTGGTGTGCAACACCCACGAGGGGTTGCCGGATCCCCGCCTGAGACGCTCGGCCATGCGGAACCGGCTGCGGATAACAGGGCCGGGGAAGGACCTGCTCATCGAGACGCACTGGTACTTCCGCACATACGATCTGCCGCAGATCCGGCGGCTGTTCCGCCGTGCGGGACTCCAGGTGTTGGCGGTCTACGACTTCGACTACCAGGTGGATGCGCCACGGAAGCGGAGAGAAATCAGGCTCGACAGCATCTTCGTGCTGCAACCCGTGAAGACCAAGACTCCCTCTCCCTCCGGGAGAGGGTCGGGGTGAGGGTATCTACCTGCTCTGTGCGCCGAGCGGCTGTCGTTCAGCGTCCCGCAGACCCACGAGCACGCTGGAGCCATCATCGGCCACGCGCAGCTCGCCATACTTCGCGTCGGCGTACTGGTCCGCGTGGCCCTCCTGGAAGAAGAAGGACTCCGCACCCAGGCGCACGCGACCCTTGCGTACCCTGTAGCGCAGCAGCAGCTCGCCTGGGGCGAGCGGGGTGCCGGGCGCATCACGGCGGACGAAGCGCCCCACGCCGTTCTCGTCGAGGCGGAGCACGAGGCGCCCGTCCTCCGTGTTCGGGTCCGAGTCCGCGAACGGGTCGGGATCGCGGACCTCGCGGCTGATGGCGTAGTCGAGCACCATGTAATCGCCCTGCATGAGCGAACGCGGATCCACGGGTGCGAGCTCCAGCAGCACGGGCGTGCCGTGGGCGAGGACGAGCTCCTTGCGTACGACCAGCACCACCAGGACGAGCACGATCAGGGCGAGTCCGCCAAATATGACGCGGGCGCGCATCAGCGCACCTCCTCGGTAGCGGGGAAGCGGCGCAGGATGAAGAGACGCAGGCCGAGCAGCACCAGGCCGCCGCCGAGCAGCGCGAGCGACTTGGCCAACAGCGTGAGCTGGAGGTCGTAGTAGTAGCCCACGCCGAAGCCGAGCACGAAGAGCACGGCCATGCCGAGCATCACCACGCTGCGCCGATGGAAACCGAGCAGGAGCACGCCGGTGGCGGCGATGACTCCGGGGGTCTGGAGCGTGAGGAGCGCCAGAAGCCCGAGCGAGGCGAAGGCCGTCACGCCCGCGATTCCACCGGGCTCGGAGCCCGTCTCCTCCAGCACGCGCCAGGCCGAGTACAGCGTCACCACTGCGAGTCCCAGGGTCAGCACGCCGGGTGGCAGTTCCACCGCGCCGTGGCGGAAGAGTTCGCGGTAGATGTCATGGAACCAGCTGCGCATCACCAATGACGACAGGAGCGTGGTGACGAGCCCGAAGGCCGCGGGCGTCACCATCGCACCCCAGGGCCCACTCTGGAGCCGTCCCTGTTGGAGCAGGAGGTGGTGCGCGAGAAGGGTGAGGCCCACGAGCGCCACGTCCACCAGCACGCCGGGCGCGGTGAGGCGCAGCAGGAGCATCAACGCGAAGCTGGCGAACAGCGCGGACAGGAAACGCTGGATGGCATCCGGGTAGACGAAGAGAAGTACCCCCTGGATAGCGATGGTGGCGATGGCCGCCGCCTCCGCGCTCTCGGAGAGGACCGCGACGCCACCGATGAAGAGGCCCTGCCCGGCCAGTCCGGTGGACAGGGCGAGCTGGGTGAGGAACACGTTGTCCCCCAGACGGCGCAGGAAGACGGCACCTCCGGTGAGCAGCAGGCCCAGGATGATGGCGCCCACCTCCTCGCCGATCACCACTCCCAGGGAGAGGAACGCCATCAGGAACAGGGAGGAGAACCAGGCTCCGAATCCGATGAGGACGCGCACGAACCAGGGCATGGCCGCGGTGGCCTGCCGGGAGGCTGCGAGCGCGGCGCGCGCCTGTTCCTGGAACTCGGCGGGCAGAACCTCCCGGAGCGAGGGTTTGAGCGCCATGGCTACACCTCCTCCGAGCCACGCGCCTCGGCGCGCAGCCACCAGACCGAGAGTCCCACCTCGCCGATGATGACCAGGGCCATCACGAAGAAGACGTCCGGCTCGAAGCGGTTCTCATTGAACAGGGCGCGGCCAATCAAGGTGGTGACCAGCGTCATCGCGCTCATCGCGTCCAGGGTGAGAAGGAAGAGCTCGGAGCGGACGAAGCGGTGGAAGAGATACGCCGCGACCATCACTCCCAGGAGCAGGCCGAACGCCACGCGGCTCGCGGTGTCCGCCTCGCGAGGCTCCGCCACCATGTAGGTCGCCAGCGCGAGCAGCGGTGCCAGTGTCATCATCGCGAGCACCCGGGGCAGCCACCGGCCCTGAAGCCAGGGAATGCCACGCCCCGCGAGGAGCTCGTGCGCGGCCCAGGCCCCGCCGTTCACCAGCCCGAGCACCAGGAGCAGCGTGGAACCCTCTCCGAGGGCGACCTGCTCCCAATAAAGGCAGATACCCGTGTCCACGAGGAGCAGCAGCAACAGCCACAAGGGGCCAAAGCGCGCGAGCGCCACCCAGGGCAGGACGAGCAGGCTCCACCCGATGAACAGCTCATAGGGATCGGCGCCCGTCTGGTACGCCTGCCCGTAGACGGCGAGTAGCGGGCCCACGAGCACCGCCGCGAAGAGGAGGGCGAACTGTCCAGCGAGCCCCTCACCCAGACGCCAGGCCGCGAGGGACGCCGCGAGGATGGCCGCCAGCAGCAGCCCCATCTTCCCGAAGCGGTGGAGGGCCGCCCAGTTGTAGGCGAAGAAGTAGATGACGCCGGAGAGCACGAGCAACGAGCCGAAGCCGAGCAGCACGGCGGACAGGAAGCGCCGCCAGGCGGGCCGCGCTGGAGAGGCCACGGCGAGCCGCAGGGCCTGCTCCATGCCCGAGGGCGTCAGGACACCGGCATCGGCGAGCGCGCGGATGCGTTCGGGCGTGGCGGCGAAATCAAGCGGATCAAGGGACACGGCGGTGGAGGCTAGCGCCCCGACCCCTGTCCCGGCCAGACTCCCTGTTGTGAGCACTCCCTCCGCGAAGAGCGTCCAGGACGAGCTGGCACGAGCGGCCGATCCCGAGAAGGCCGCCTTCTTTCCGAAGTTCTTCAAGACGGGCCCGGGGGGATACGCCGAAGGGGACGTGTTCCTGGGCGTGACCGTCCCGGAGCAGCGGCGGATCGCCCGGCGCCACAAGAACCTCCCCCTGGAGCAGGTGCGTGAGCTGTTACGGAGCAAGCTGCACGAGCACCGGTTCACCGGCTTCGTCATCCTCGTGGAGCAGTTCGAGCGGGCGGACGAGGCCGGACGCGAACGCCTCTTCACCTTCTGCCGGGAGCACCTGGCGGGGATGAACAACTGGGACCTGGTGGACACGGTGGCGCCGCGACTGATCGGCGCATACCTGCTCGAGCATCCCGAGCACGTGCCGCAGCTCTACGACTTCGCACGCTCGCCAGTGCTGTGGGAGCGGCGCATCGCCATCATGGCGACCTTCGCCTTCATCCGGGCGGGAGACTTCACACACACGTTGAAGCTGGCGGAACTCCTGCTCCACGACGAGCACGATCTCATCCACAAGGCGGTGGGGTGGATGCTGCGCGAGGTAGGGAACAGGAACATGGCGACCGAGGAAACCTTCCTCGACCGCCATGCCGGAGAGATGCCGAGGACCATGTTGCGCTACGCCATCGAGAAGTTCCCGCCAGCCAGACGCAAACATTACATGACCCTCTCTCCCTCTCCCTCTGGGAGAGGGTCGGGGTGAGGGTATGCATTCCCGTGCTCCCACCCGTGACTCAGAACCGTGAGCGCCGGAACTCGAGCAACCACGCCTCCAACTCTTCGGCGCCCACGGGCTCCTCGGGGAGCACGGAGTGCTCGCAGGCCGAGTCAAGCCGCTCGAAGGCGCGTCCCACCTGTCCGCGCCAGTGCTCGGAGAGGGATTCGGGCAACTCACTGCGCTCGCCACGCCGCTTCCACTCGACGAGCTCGCGCGCCTCCCGGAAGCCATAGCGGTCCATCAGCGCGGTGAGGTCCGTCTCCACTTCGCCGGTGAGCAGCGCGTGAGTACCGGTGAGCGCCGTGCGCAGCACGTACAGGAGCTTCTTGGTGGAACGGAAGTCCGTCTTCTCCCACTCGCGCAACTGACTGTGGGCGAAGCCGCGGTAATGCCTGTGCAGACGCCGCGACAGCACCCGGCGCACGAGCGGACGCAGGGACTCCAGCTCGGCCGAGCCGCGCAGGGTATGCGCTCCGAGCAGCCGCTCCACGTAGTTGCCGTTGCCCTGGAGGACGCCGAACAGCACGGGGCCGACCTCGTTGGACGAGTAATCCACCTCGACGCCGTCCACGACCTCCAGCCGCTCGGCGGTGGCGGAGCCGCGCTGCTCCAGCCGGAGCAAATGCGCGGTGGGGGTGACGTGGACGCACTTGAGGTCCAGGTCGCTGTCGGGTGAGGGGAAGCCGTACGCGTGGGCGCCCGAGAGGGACACGACGAGGTGCTCGCGCCGCGAGGACTCCTCGTCGAGCGCGCGGTCGGCCACGCGCCGCTGGTGTTCCGTCATCAGATGGTCCGTCATGACTCTTCTTCCTTCCATTCGACGGCCGGAGGCGCGGGGGCATCACGGCCGAGCGGCCCGGGCTCCTTCAGCACCCAGCGCCGCGCGAGTTCCTCGCCCACGCGCCGCAGCAGCCGGTCCGCGCGCCCGTAGTCCGGGAGCTGCGGCAACTTGCTGGTGCGGTGGGCCTCTTCCAGTTCCGGTGCGAGGGCCTCGGCGTCCCGCAGCACCTCCTCCAGCGGGACGCGTCCGGCCTTGATGTCCAACATGCGCGCCTTGTAGGTGCCGGTGACTTCGAAGGTGGGCACCCCGTCCCGCAGCCACCCGGTGGCGAGCACCACCAGGCGCAGCAGGTTGTAGGCGTTCTTCGGCCGCAGCTCGCGAGCGCTGGGAGGCCGCTGACCGCCGCCACGCGCATAGCGGGTGAGGGCGGCGAAGTCGTTGGCCTCGATGAGGCCCTGGTCCCACAGCGAGCGGTAGAGCTGCTTGAGGTACGTCTTGGCCGCGAGCAGCGCGTCCTCGGGCGTGGGCGCGGAGCGCGGGGAGATGGCCGCGAGCCGCCGGGCCACCTCGTCCAGACTCGGAGTGGGCTCCTCGCACAGCCACTCGAGCACCAGGTCCCGGTGCTCGGCGAGCCGCTGGCTGCGCGTGAGCTTGTCGAGCTGGCTCATGGCGTATCGGCCGAAGCTGCCGAAGATGGCCCTGGACACGAAGGCCTCGCGCTCGGCGAGCAACCACTCTCCCAGCTCGTCCGAGGCGCGGGCGCTGGGGACGAAGAGCATCTCCAGGGTGTTGGGGTCGGCCCGGAGGGCCTGTTCCACCGCCTTGGAGATCTCCCAGAAGGTATGGCTGCCATCGGCGCTGACGAGGTCGCGAGCCTTGTCGGCGAGGCCGAAGTGCCAGGGCAGGGGGAGGCCGAAGACGCCGCGCATGTCGACGTCGGAGGCCTCGTTGGCGAGGCCCCAGGCCTGCGAGCCCACCACGGTCTCCAGCACCACGCAGGGGCGCAGGGCGTCCCAGGTGGCGGCTCGCCGGAGCGCGAACTGGAGCTGGCCCGGCTTGCGAGGCACGAGCTCGTCACGGGCGTACCAGAGCTCGCCCACGCCGACGATCTGGACGTCGAAGCCACCGCCACGGGCGCGGACGACGCGGCCCACCACGCCCTGGGGGATGCGCCGGTCGCCGGCCACGCGCTCCACGCGCGTCGTCACCTCGGTGCCGTGGGGCAGGGGAACGGACAGCCGGTCCACCTGCTCGTAGCCACGGGGACGGGCCGTTGCTTCCGTCGGGTCCTGCTCGGGAGTCCTGTGTCCGCGGGCCATGAGTGCCTCCGGGTGGGGAGTACGAGGTGCTCATGGACGTTATGGACGCGGACTCCTGACGGCCATCGGGTGGACACCTGCCTGTCTTCCGCGCGTCAACGAAATGTCACACGTGCCGCTGTAACGTGCGGCCGCCATTCCTTCTGAGGGAAGGTGAAAGCCTTTTTCTCGGGAGGAGATCGGATGACGCAGGGCCTTCAGTCCATGGATGCGGGTGCCTTCTGTGCGCGGCATGGTGGGCAGCCGGCGAGCGCCACGTGTGTGCGTTGTGGCAACTTCATGTGTGGCGAGTGCGGCGCTGGAGGCCGCGAGGACCGTTGTCCGACATGCCGGGAGCGAGTGGCGGACCCCGCTCCGTTTCCGCTCTCGCGGACGGACTGGCGCTTCGGTGCGCTCTGGACTCTCTGCTGGGATGTGTTCCGGCGCGAGTGGCTTCTGCTGAGTCTTGGGATGTTGCTGCTCGCCGCTGTCGGTCCCGTGTTCAGTCTGGGGGTGAGCCTCGTCAGCGGAGCCCTGGGGGGCGCGGCGGGAGAGGAGGGAATGGCGGTGGCTGTGGTGCTGGTGCTGCTCGCCACTCCCTTCATCCTGGTCATCCAGGGCGTGATGCAACTGGGTGTGCACCGGGTGTCCTGGGCGGTGTTGCGAGGCGGCACGGCTACCTTTCCTGACTTCCTGGGGCAGTGGAGGAAGACACTCTCCTATGTCGTGCTGGGCATGCTGGGCTCTCTGGTGGCGCTCGCGACCGTGCTCTACGCTGGCTTCATGAACATGCTCATTCCCATGTTCATGGGCCTCGCCGTGAGCCTCGAACGGGCGGGGCTGAGTTGGTTGGGCATGCTCCTGGGGGGCGGTCTGAGCTTGGTGGTCATCCTGTTGTCGGGCTACGCACTGTTCCGGATGAGCTTCCTGCTGAGTGTGGCGATGATGGAACTGGCATGCAATGACACGGCGGGTCCACTGGTCGCGTTCCGGATTGCCAGGGTCATCACCCGGGGACAGCTCCGTTGGTTCCTGCTCGTCTGCCTCATCTCCGCTCCACTGCTCCTTCTGGGAGTCCTGATGTTGGGTATCGGCGTGTTTCCCGCCCTCGCCCTGGTTCACCTGCTGCTGGTCGGCCTCTACCTGACGCTCCGCAACGGTGTGGATCTTGGAGCCCGCGAGAAATCCGCCGACGCGCTCGGGGAGAATGCGTCTGGCTCGGAGGCGTGACAGTACGTCAGGGTCCTAGCCCGGGGCCTCGAGCATCTGATGGATCGCCGGACAGATCCCAGTACCCCGGCCGAGAGAACGCGGTATGAGACCACCCCGGAAGCGCTCAAGGCTTTCATCGGGAAGTTCGACTGCATCGTCTATTGACGCATCGTCCTGGGACGCGTGGACGAGGTGCTAATCATTGCAGCCGAGGGTCACCGGGCTGCTGAGGTCCTGGTCTTCGCCTTGGCCGTGGTCTTCGTCTTGGGGGTGGTTTTGGCCTTGGCCGTAGTCTTCGCCTTGACCTTGGGCTGCGCCTTCTGGTCGCTGGCCGTCTTCAGCCAGCGCACGACCTCGGCGTCCACGTCCTTCTTCGCCGTGAGGACCACCTTGTGGGTGACGCGGTCGTTGCCGAGGTTCCGCGCCTTCTCCAGCCGACCCTCCGGCTCGATGCCCGGCAGCATGAGACCCAGGTCGATCCGCTCCCGGGCCACCTTCACCACGCCGAACTGCGTCCCCCGCTTGAGGGTGATGTACGTCTTGCAGGGATGGACCGAGATCTCCTTGCTGGCCTTCCGGGCGGCCTTGATCAGCGCGTCGTACACCGGGCGCAACGTCGCCTTCCCGCCCGCGAAGTTGCCCTCCAGCAGGGCGTCCGGGTCCTCATGTTCCACCATGTAGCCCCCGTGCACCTGGTGGGCGACCAGCGTCGCTGTCACCGTCCCCAGTCCGTGCTCGCCCTTCAGCCAGGCCACCAGCCCCTTCACCTCCCCGGGCCCCTTCCGGGCCAGGGTTACCCACTGCTCGAAGGTGCGGCCCGTCTTCGCGGGAAGGTTGGCTTTCATCGCCTCGATGTGGTTTTGGATGCTCCGGCCGGGCATTTCCAGGTCTCTCCAGGGGGGGTGGGCCCCCTAAATTACTGGAATGTCCGGCGAAATGGGCTGTTGAGCGGCGTACCTACATCACCCTAGGCTGCCCGCCTCCTCAGGGTCGAGACGGCACATATGAACACGGACATCCGAGCACTCACCGAGCGCGTCCAGCAGGAGAGCAGCTTCGTCGAGCTCCTCAACCAGGAGGTCGGCAAGGTCATCGTCGGCCAGCGCTACATGCTGGAGCGCATCCTCATCGGCCTCTTGTGCAACGGCCACGTCCTCCTCGAGGGCGTACCGGGCCTGGCCAAGACGCTCACGGTGCGCACCATCGCCGACAGCATCAGCGCGACCTTCACGCGCATCCAGTTCACCCCGGACCTGCTTCCCGCGGACGTGGTGGGCACGATGATCTACAACCAGCAGACGGCGAGCTTCACGGTCCGCAAGGGTCCCGTCTTCGCCAACGTGCTGCTGGCGGACGAAATCAACCGCGCCCCCGCCAAGGTGCAGTCGGCGCTGCTCGAGGCCATGGCCGAGCGCCAGGTCACCATCGGCGACCAGTCCTTCCCGCTGCCCTCGCCCTTCCTGGTGCTGGCCACCCAGAACCCCATCGAGCAGGAGGGCACCTACCCGCTGCCCGAGGCGCAGGTGGACCGCTTCATGCTCAAGGTGCGGGTGGGCTACCCCACGCGCGAGGAAGAGAAGGTCATCATGGACCGCATGAGCGGCGGGAAGCCCCCGCAGGCCCAGAAGGTCATCGACCTGCAGCACCTCGTGCGCGCCCGCGAGCTCGTCACGCAGATCTACATGGACGAGAAGGTGAAGGACTACATCCTCAACGTGGTCTTCGCCACGCGCGAGCCGGGGCGCTACGGCCTCAAGGATCAGGCGGACTACATCCAGTTCGGGGCGAGCCCGCGCGCCACCATCGC contains:
- the lpoB gene encoding penicillin-binding protein activator LpoB, which translates into the protein MKTRLIVTVSLAGLLAACGGPRAFTRGTYEDPNTIEMLSDQFNENDLQLIAKKMVNSLAGAPRFSQPSQQLPVVLVGRLKNKTSEHIDMASLGDKIQTGLAQTGRFALLDKAAREDLAEEYEYQQSGYVRPDAAKAPGEQASADYLLTGEISSIIQQVGNDKLVYYKMTAKLNNVRTGLVEWTDEKEIRKKFEKKPVSW
- a CDS encoding COG3014 family protein, with the translated sequence MSLFRCHRASPWAVLALAGLMLLSGCAGDYIARTRGLRTAYESESYELALAELESVAKHDSGKDTLLVLLDRGMVLHAAGRWRDSIQVLAEADRLSAELDVVSVSEEAGALVTNERQRAYRGEDFEKLMISVLQALNYAQLGQDEEALVEVRRVNERLAKMISDEKKPYEQLAIARYIGGVLYEDQREWDSAYIDYAKALELEPRLGGLAEPLLRLAKKTGRLDEYEQLRQRFPDVEHAPLGPDEGQVIVVVEAGLSPEKEPADRRMDTQDIIQVPVYRDRGNPSQAKVWVEDGAKQRTVTVTSLADVAKVHLNERIGRMLAKQVAGVALKAGLAAGAGALTKSKELGALTFVVLNAMNQPDLRSWLSLPAEFQLARFRLPAGHHTVHVDAAGLRTAREVEVKPGRVHVVVVRSYY
- a CDS encoding ZIP family metal transporter produces the protein MPFAVALSSYSLVILLGAVVGALVVVLTRTPTKLVTFLAFAAGVMFGAAFFHMLPEAYHGGGFWAFALVPAGFVFLMVLERYVLTHACEEPPECEEHVHGHTLGLTAFLGLSAHTLFDGIALGSAVKEGVGLMALMAITSHKVPSSLSLASILKAEGKSSRRILLFSVLYGLMVPVGAVLYFAFDAVLRFEALAPRALAFSAGTFLYVAVSDLLPHVNRHGKDNRGRNLVALAAGLLLMLALAQMTELPGHH
- a CDS encoding CBS domain-containing protein, coding for MLTVEELMTRELVTLNEDDDIVRGDDLLAQHDIRHLPVVKDGKLVGLVSHRDLIRALARQDRAPGAPPMQVRDVMTRSPETLKPKSSVQEAIHKMLDRKFGCVPVVEDGGRLVGILTETDLIRLAGRLLKQEDRH
- a CDS encoding class I SAM-dependent methyltransferase — encoded protein: MERLSDWYDHPEYYEAIFGTDTEREMDFLLEVSRRYGTGGKRLLEPACGAGRLVAEAARRGYQVVGYDISEKMLAHARRRLTPAMRRRVRLHQARMEEFYQPELEGKVDLAFNLVSTFRYLDSEKAALAHLEGTRRLLNPEGVYVLGFHLTDYERDKAEHERWVERLGKDTVVCNTHEGLPDPRLRRSAMRNRLRITGPGKDLLIETHWYFRTYDLPQIRRLFRRAGLQVLAVYDFDYQVDAPRKRREIRLDSIFVLQPVKTKTPSPSGRGSG
- a CDS encoding GDYXXLXY domain-containing protein; protein product: MMRARVIFGGLALIVLVLVVLVVRKELVLAHGTPVLLELAPVDPRSLMQGDYMVLDYAISREVRDPDPFADSDPNTEDGRLVLRLDENGVGRFVRRDAPGTPLAPGELLLRYRVRKGRVRLGAESFFFQEGHADQYADAKYGELRVADDGSSVLVGLRDAERQPLGAQSR
- a CDS encoding DUF4401 domain-containing protein — translated: MALKPSLREVLPAEFQEQARAALAASRQATAAMPWFVRVLIGFGAWFSSLFLMAFLSLGVVIGEEVGAIILGLLLTGGAVFLRRLGDNVFLTQLALSTGLAGQGLFIGGVAVLSESAEAAAIATIAIQGVLLFVYPDAIQRFLSALFASFALMLLLRLTAPGVLVDVALVGLTLLAHHLLLQQGRLQSGPWGAMVTPAAFGLVTTLLSSLVMRSWFHDIYRELFRHGAVELPPGVLTLGLAVVTLYSAWRVLEETGSEPGGIAGVTAFASLGLLALLTLQTPGVIAATGVLLLGFHRRSVVMLGMAVLFVLGFGVGYYYDLQLTLLAKSLALLGGGLVLLGLRLFILRRFPATEEVR